One window from the genome of Chrysemys picta bellii isolate R12L10 chromosome 15, ASM1138683v2, whole genome shotgun sequence encodes:
- the RNFT2 gene encoding E3 ubiquitin-protein ligase RNFT2 isoform X3, whose product MQRRHSSNTDSLPPERSRSQTVSSETSVDEGGVFEGLKAETSSPQQLFSGLAGIPSGTIPTTPFQSGLVLGSSAGGGDVFIQMPAPREEGASRTEGAPFHHRQQPHHYHHGHHRGSSLLHMASGDRHGHAEDNPEDQPGTPAPALSELKAVICWLQKGLPFILILLAKVCFQHKLGIAVCIGMASTFAYANSTLREQVSLKEKRSVLIVFWILAFLLGNTLYLLYTFSSQQLYNSLIFLKPNLESLDFFDLMWTVGITDFVLKYLTISLKCLVVALPKIILAVKSKGKFYLVIEELSQLFRSLVPIQLWYKYIMGDDASSSYFLGGILIILYSLCKSFDICGRVGSVRKALKVLCTPQTYGVRATSQQCSEAGDICAICQVEFREPLILMCQHVFCEECLCLWFDREKTCPLCRSIAVETLRCWKDGTTSAHFQVY is encoded by the exons AAGCCGGAGTCAGACGGTCAGTTCTGAGACCAGCGTGGATGAAGGTGGAGTTTTCGAAGGTTTGAAGGCCGAAACTTCCTCACCCCAGCAGCTTTTCTCAGGGCTGGCAGGCATCCCATCTGGTACCATCCCAACTACCCCGTTCCAGTCAGGTTTGGTCCTGGGTTCCTCAGCAGGAGGCGGGGATGTGTTCATTCAGATGCCAGCCCCAAGGGAAGAAGGGGCCAGCCGAACAGAAGGAGCTCCGTTCCACCACCGTCAGCAGCCCCATCACTATCACCATGGCCACCATCGGGGATCCTCTTTGCTGCACATGGCTAGTGGAGACCGCCACGGACACGCAGAAGACAATCCTGAGGACCAGCCTGGGACTCCTGCGCCTGCCCTCTCGGAGCTGAAGGCTGTGATCTGCTGGCTCCAGAAGGGGCTTCCCTTCATCCTGATACTCCTGGCTAAAGTTTGTTTCCAGCATAAGCTTG GGATTGCTGTGTGCATTGGTATGGCCAGCACATTTGCATATGCTAATTCAACTCTCCGAGAACAGGTCTCTTTGAAG GAGAAGAGGTCGGTGCTGATTGTCTTCTGGATCCTGGCTTTCCTCCTGGGGAATACCTTATACTTGCTTTACACTTTCAGCTCCCAGCAGCTATACAACAG CCTGATATTTCTGAAACCGAACCTGGAGAGTCTGGATTTCTTTGACCTGATGTGGACTGTGGGGATCACAGACTTCGTACTGAAGTATCTCACCATCTCTTTGAAATGCCTGGTCGTTGCCCTGCCTAAAATCATTCTGGCTGTCAAGTCAAAG GGGAAGTTTTATTTGGTTATTGAAGAGCTGAGCCAGCTGTTCCGCTCGCTTGTCCCCATCCAGTTGTGGTACAAATACATCATGGGGGATGATGCATCCAGCAGCTATTTCCTAGGAGGGATCCTGATCATACTGTATAGTCTCTGCAAG TCTTTTGACATCTGTGGCCGTGTGGGGAGTGTCCGGAAGGCACTGAAGGTCCTTTGCACCCCTCAG ACCTATGGAGTCCGTGCAACCAGCCAGCAGTGCAGTGAGGCTGGAGACATCTGTGCTATTTGCCAAGTGGAGTTCAGGGAACCTTTGATCCTTATGTGCCAG CATGTGTTTTGTGAAGAGTGCCTCTGCCTGTGGTTTGACAGGGAGAAGACCTGTCCTCTTTGTCGGTCCATCGCAGTGGAGACTCTGCGCTGTTGGAAAGATGGCACTACCTCAGCTCACTTCCAGGTTTATTAA
- the RNFT2 gene encoding E3 ubiquitin-protein ligase RNFT2 isoform X2: MLSVLCFKVLRKMQRRHSSNTDSLPPERSRSQTVSSETSVDEGGVFEGLKAETSSPQQLFSGLAGIPSGTIPTTPFQSGLVLGSSAGGGDVFIQMPAPREEGASRTEGAPFHHRQQPHHYHHGHHRGSSLLHMASGDRHGHAEDNPEDQPGTPAPALSELKAVICWLQKGLPFILILLAKVCFQHKLGIAVCIGMASTFAYANSTLREQVSLKEKRSVLIVFWILAFLLGNTLYLLYTFSSQQLYNSLIFLKPNLESLDFFDLMWTVGITDFVLKYLTISLKCLVVALPKIILAVKSKGKFYLVIEELSQLFRSLVPIQLWYKYIMGDDASSSYFLGGILIILYSLCKSFDICGRVGSVRKALKVLCTPQTYGVRATSQQCSEAGDICAICQVEFREPLILMCQHVFCEECLCLWFDREKTCPLCRSIAVETLRCWKDGTTSAHFQVY; the protein is encoded by the exons AAGCCGGAGTCAGACGGTCAGTTCTGAGACCAGCGTGGATGAAGGTGGAGTTTTCGAAGGTTTGAAGGCCGAAACTTCCTCACCCCAGCAGCTTTTCTCAGGGCTGGCAGGCATCCCATCTGGTACCATCCCAACTACCCCGTTCCAGTCAGGTTTGGTCCTGGGTTCCTCAGCAGGAGGCGGGGATGTGTTCATTCAGATGCCAGCCCCAAGGGAAGAAGGGGCCAGCCGAACAGAAGGAGCTCCGTTCCACCACCGTCAGCAGCCCCATCACTATCACCATGGCCACCATCGGGGATCCTCTTTGCTGCACATGGCTAGTGGAGACCGCCACGGACACGCAGAAGACAATCCTGAGGACCAGCCTGGGACTCCTGCGCCTGCCCTCTCGGAGCTGAAGGCTGTGATCTGCTGGCTCCAGAAGGGGCTTCCCTTCATCCTGATACTCCTGGCTAAAGTTTGTTTCCAGCATAAGCTTG GGATTGCTGTGTGCATTGGTATGGCCAGCACATTTGCATATGCTAATTCAACTCTCCGAGAACAGGTCTCTTTGAAG GAGAAGAGGTCGGTGCTGATTGTCTTCTGGATCCTGGCTTTCCTCCTGGGGAATACCTTATACTTGCTTTACACTTTCAGCTCCCAGCAGCTATACAACAG CCTGATATTTCTGAAACCGAACCTGGAGAGTCTGGATTTCTTTGACCTGATGTGGACTGTGGGGATCACAGACTTCGTACTGAAGTATCTCACCATCTCTTTGAAATGCCTGGTCGTTGCCCTGCCTAAAATCATTCTGGCTGTCAAGTCAAAG GGGAAGTTTTATTTGGTTATTGAAGAGCTGAGCCAGCTGTTCCGCTCGCTTGTCCCCATCCAGTTGTGGTACAAATACATCATGGGGGATGATGCATCCAGCAGCTATTTCCTAGGAGGGATCCTGATCATACTGTATAGTCTCTGCAAG TCTTTTGACATCTGTGGCCGTGTGGGGAGTGTCCGGAAGGCACTGAAGGTCCTTTGCACCCCTCAG ACCTATGGAGTCCGTGCAACCAGCCAGCAGTGCAGTGAGGCTGGAGACATCTGTGCTATTTGCCAAGTGGAGTTCAGGGAACCTTTGATCCTTATGTGCCAG CATGTGTTTTGTGAAGAGTGCCTCTGCCTGTGGTTTGACAGGGAGAAGACCTGTCCTCTTTGTCGGTCCATCGCAGTGGAGACTCTGCGCTGTTGGAAAGATGGCACTACCTCAGCTCACTTCCAGGTTTATTAA